A genomic region of Fusarium falciforme chromosome 4, complete sequence contains the following coding sequences:
- a CDS encoding Zn(2)-C6 fungal-type domain-containing protein: MSGSPPPSPTSHASVHAYASNGLEMLQAASDAAHAINHQINSPQSLQHAAVAAAEAVGHHQHQTLDATSSPDGLQPHHVIAGAVPHATDMATHLVPGPGGVMRDPTINPKLTRLRRACDMCSMRKVKCDDSNVPCRPCRELGVDCTFNRETKRRGPPNKHAEAAKAAKRARADSQAVATAAAVFGAMSPSPQTAAKTLMNISTEGVLDAESIAPMPVLELLVDDFFTYIHPLAPFPHEPTFRQSFANREDRTKPEFLGLLASMICALVASFPRSAREHLKAQHSTHLFPRAIVMVEKCREISLLTRGSKWPLKQPKTLDDAATSYFLGLASGYTHQWNASGQFMAETLTLLRELGFHRPKHPGDLPTFGNDNCSPDPLPFNHVKDQIGKRIFYCLLLGVRSFSQLGASSADMVIAPSTPSLPYPAYPENVDDICVLANEVIHQQDGSVTLLTGFRFAIDIYTTMNGIVSLELAYGMSTLPWADQRILLRDGLLAAKSITDNLPPELQLGNHGDEATSLDEAGMHYVPPAWPNSQPAHDLRNVIKNQPARRRHLQYEIQKGNIYVSQLATRSYFVELYFDLRDVHLSEQQQDTNPIDGQSEEEKAAQDADEKEIYDFMSSERELIVQGLLTVLGSISQRNMEPNGGSLINKIRQVASTLLNDAPERKGPFAIKSEEALSQLINILVKLEKTGATNGTGLEATDPNQMTSQDEEEELRNWADLRDYQLRFAAHGGFGGNL, from the exons ATGTCGGGCTCACCTCCACCCTCACCCACGTCGCATGCCTCGGTCCACGCCTACGCCAGCAATGGCCTCGAAATGCTCCAGGCCGCCAGCGATGCCGCTCATGCGATAAACCATCAGATTAACAGCCCTCAGTCCCTCCAGCATGCTGCCGTGGCTGCCGCTGAGGCCGTTggtcaccaccaacaccagacGCTCGACGCGACATCATCCCCGGATGGCCTCCAACCCCACCATGTCATTGCTGGAGCGGTTCCCCATGCGACGGATATGGCGACTCACCTCGTCCCTGGTCCTGGCGGGGTTATGCGCGATCCGACTATTAATCCCAAATTAACCCGTCTCCGACGCGCCTGTGATATGTGTAGTATGCGCAAAGTCAAGTGTGACGACTCCAACGTCCCCTGCAGACCATGCCGAGAACTGGGTGTCGACTGTACCTTTAACCGTGAGACGAAGCGGCGAGGCCCCCCAAACAAGCATGCTGAGGCCGCAAAGGCTGCTAAGCGTGCGCGCGCGGACTCTCAAGCCGTGGCGACAGCTGCTGCTGTGTTTGGAGCCATGTCACCTTCACCTCAGACCGCGGCCAAGACGTTGATGAACATCTCGACTGAGGGTGTTCTGGACGCCGAATCCATCGCACCAATGCCTGTCCTCGAACTCCTGGTTGATGACTTCTTCACATACATTCACCCCCTGGCGCCGTTTCCTCATGAGCCTACATTCCGCCAGTCTTTTGCCAATCGCGAAGATCGCACCAAACCCGAGTTCCTTGGTCTGCTGGCGAGCATGATCTGCGCCCTCGTGGCATCCTTTCCACGAAGCGCAAGAGAGCATCTCaaagcacagcacagcactcACCTCTTCCCTCGGGCAATCGTCATGGTTGAAAAATGCCGCGAGATTTCGTTGCTTACACGAGGGAGCAAGTGGCCGCTCAAGCAGCCCAAGACGCTTGACGACGCTGCGACTAGCTATTTCTTGGGCCTGGCCTCGGGATATACCCATCAGTGGAACGCCTCGGGTCAATTCATGGCTGAAACCTTGACCCTTCTCCGCGAGCTCGGCTTCCATCGACCCAAGCACCCCGGGGATTTGCCTACTTTTGGTAACGACAACTGTTCACCGGACCCCCTGCCGTTTAACCACGTCAAAGACCAGATTGGGAAGCGCATTTTCTAttgccttctccttggcgtgCG TTCCTTCTCACAACTCGGTGCTTCTTCTGCGGATATGGTGATTGCGCCCTCAACCCCTAGCCTCCCATATCCCGCGTATCCTGAAAATGTGGACGACATTTGTGTCCTCGCCAACGAAGTCATCCATCAGCAGGATGGCAGCGTTACTCTTTTGACGGGCTTCCGGTTCGCTATTGACATTTACACCACCATGAACGGCATCGTCAGTCTCGAGCTGGCTTATGGCATGAGCACTCTTCCTTGGGCCGACCAGCGCATCCTGCTCCGGGATGGCCTTCTGGCGGCCAAGAGTATCACAGATAACCTCCCACCAGAGCTTCAGCTTGGAAACCACGGGGATGAGGCCACCAGTTTGGACGAAGCTGGGATGCATTACGTGCCCCCAGCCTGGCCAAACAGTCAGCCCGCGCACGACCTGCGCAACGTGATCAAGAATCAACCAGCGCGGCGTCGTCACCTCCAGTACGAGATTCAGAAGGGCAACATCTATGTCTCGCAACTGGCGACTCGGTCATATTTCGTCGAACTCTACTTTGACCTTCGCGATGTTCATCTTtccgagcagcagcaggacaCCAACCCCATTGATGGTCAgtcggaggaggaaaaggcagCACAGGATGCTGATGAAAAGGAAATCTACGATTTCATGTCGTCCGAGCGGGAGCTCATTGTCCAGGGCCTCCTTACGGTTCTAGGATCAATTTCCCAGCGCAACATGGAGCCAAACGGAGGCtccctcatcaacaagatcCGCCAGGTAGCATCGACACTCCTGAACGATGCACCAGAGCGCAAGGGACCGTTTGCGATCAAGTCGGAGGAAGCGCTTTCACAACTGATCAACATTCTCGTCAAGCTGGAAAAGACGGGCGCCACCAACGGTACGGGTCTCGAGGCGACAGACCCAAACCAAATGACGTCgcaagacgaggaggaggagctacGTAACTGGGCTGATCTCCGCGACTACCAGCTGCGGTTCGCGGCTCATGGTGGATTTGGCGGCAACCTGTGA